From a single Miscanthus floridulus cultivar M001 chromosome 8, ASM1932011v1, whole genome shotgun sequence genomic region:
- the LOC136473751 gene encoding dehydration-responsive element-binding protein 1G-like, giving the protein MLRLVPPPLARHGHHHSRAAAIMDAGSFSDYSSGTPSPVGGAAGDDGSSSSYMTVSSAPPKRRAGRTKFKETRHPVYKGVRRRNPGRWVCEVREPHGKQRIWLGTFETAEMAARAHDVAALALRGRAACLNFADSPRLLRVPPMGSGHDEIRRAAAVAAEQFRPAPDQGNVAAEEAADAAPLDALPSATQGVDDDPYCIIDDRLDFGMQGYLDMAQGMLIDPPPMAGSSTSGGDDDDDGEVKLWSY; this is encoded by the coding sequence ATGCTCCGACTCGTTCCTCCTCCCCTTGCTCGCCACGGCCACCACCACTCCCGTGCTGCAGCCATCATGGACGCCGGCTCCTTCAGCGACTACTCCTCTGGGACGCCGTCCCCTgtcggcggcgccgccggcgacGACGGCTCCTCCTCGTCGTACATGACGGTGTCGTCGGCGCCGCCCAAGCGGCGAGCCGGGCGGACCAAGTTCAAGGAGACGCGGCACCCCGTGTACAAGGGCGTGCGGCGGAGGAACCCCGGGAGGTGGGTCTGCGAGGTGCGGGAGCCGCACGGCAAGCAGCGGATATGGCTCGGGACCTTCGAGACCGCCGAGATGGCGGCGCGCGCGCACGACGTCGCCGCGCTCGCGCTGCGCGGCCGCGCCGCCTGCCTCAACTTCGCCGACTCGCCGCGCCTCCTCAGGGTGCCCCCGATGGGCTCCGGGCATGACGAGATACGCCGGGCGGCCGCCGTGGCGGCGGAGCAGTTCCGGCCGGCGCCTGATCAGGGCAATGTGGCAGCCGAGGAGGCGGCAGATGCTGCGCCGCTGGATGCCTTGCCTAGCGCGACGCAGGGCGTCGATGACGACCCATACTGCATTATCGATGACAGGCTCGACTTCGGGATGCAGGGGTACCTCGACATGGCGCAAGGGATGCTCATTGATCCACCACCGATGGCTGGTTCGTCCACCAGTGGCggcgacgatgatgacgatggtgaGGTCAAGCTCTGGAGCTACTGA